The following nucleotide sequence is from Halorussus caseinilyticus.
GTGCTGGGAGAACTCCGAGAGTACCTGCTGTTGGGTGACGCGATTGTGGAGTTCCTCCTCGCGGTGTTTCTGCTCGGTCACGTCACGGACGATACCGACGTGTTCGAGACCGTCACCGGTGTCCCGGACGACGAACAGCACCTGCGCCGGGAACGTCCCGCCCTCGGCGGTCGCGGCGTCTATCTCCACCGTCGCGGAGGTCCGGTCGCCCGCCACCATCTCGTCGGTGTTCTCGGCTATCACGTCCCGAACCTCGTCGTCGTTCTCTACGAACTCCCACGCCGACTCGCCGAGGAGTTCCTCGCGGTCGAACCCGGTCATCTCGCACAGCGCCGAGTTCACCATCGAGAACTTCATGTCGTCGTCGAGGATGTAGATGCCGTCCTCGACGGTCTCCACGATGGTCTCGTAGCGTTCGAGTTCCTGCTCGCGCTCCTTTCGCTCGGTCACGTCCCGGAAGTAGACCGACAGTCCCGTCTCGGAGGGGTAGGCTCGGACCTCGAACCACGTCGAGAGCGGCGGGTAGTACTCCACGAACGAGACGGCCTCTTGGCTCTCCATCGCTCGCTCGTACTCGCGCTGGAACCGCGTCCCCTCGGCCTCGGTGAACACGTCCCAGACGTTCTCGCCGAGAAGGTCCTCTTCCCTGCGGAGCAAGAGGTCTTCGGCTTCGTCGTTGACGTAGGTGAACTCCCAGTCGTCGTTCAGCGCGAAGAACGCGTCGGCGATTCGGCTGAACACCTCCGAGAGTTCGGTTTCGAGTTCCTCGCGTCGGCGTTCTAGGTCGAACTGGGTCTCTTTCAGTTCGGTGATGTCCTCGGCGGCGCTGACGACTCTCTCAACTTCATCGCCGTCGCAAATCGGGGCCGCGCTGACCGAGAGGTGGACGCGCTTGCCGCCCGGTTGTTCGACCACCACCTCCTCGTTGTAGACGTGTTCACCCGTCTCGAAGACCTGACTGACCGGATACTCGTCTCTCGGCAGTCGCTCGCCCGACGTGTCGTAGACGGTCCACTCGTCTTCGGTGTCGGAGGTGAGTTGGTCGGACCCGACGCCGACCAGTTCGGCCGCACGCTCGTTCGCCCGCAGGAGTTCGCCGTCGGCGTCCCGCACCGCGAAGGCAACCGGACTGGTGTCGAACATCTCCTCGATGAGCGCCTCCTCCTCGCGGAGTCGCTCGGCCGACGCGTCCGAGCCGCGGACCTCCCGGACGAACCCGGTGAACCACTCTCGGCCGTCGCTCTCGTGGACGACGCCCGACACCGAGAGGCGAATCTCCTCGCCGTCGGCGGCCAGCCACGTCACCTCGTAGCTCCCGTCGTCGAGGGGGGTCCCGGCGTCACCGTCGGCGTAGCGGTCGAACCATCCGTCGTACCTGTCCCGGAGTCGGTCCGGGACGAATTCGCCGAACTGTCGGCCGCGGACCTCCGACGGCGCGTAGCCGAGCAACTCCTCGACGGCGGCGTTCGCGTAGACGATAGTTCCGTCGGCGTCGGCCGTGAGTATCGCGTCGTCGGCCTCCGCCACCATCTGCTCGAAGAAGTCGTCGCCGAAGTCGGGAGTACTCGGCGAGTCTCGGTCGCCTCCCGATGGCTCTTCGTTGTGGCCCTTCATTCCCTACGTTCGACACCTGTTGTCCGTCATAGGTGCTCACGAGTAAATAGTCCCACGCCTCGAAGTTCCCGGGCTACCGCGTCGCGTTCGAGCGAAAGATCTACTAGCAGTCGGTTCGTCTCCCGACGCGAGATGTCGCGCTGGCGCGAAGTCGTCCGCGAGGAGCTAGCACGCTACCGCGAGCAGACCGGACTGGCAGTAGTCGAACGGCAGGACCTGCTAGACCAGTCTCGTGAGCGCCTCGAAGCCGAGTTTCCGGCGTCGAACACCCACGGCCAGTCGCTGAGTCGGACGCTACAGCAACTTCGCGACGCGGGTGAAATCGCGTTCCTCTCGGCGGGGACCTACCGCGTCCTCTCGCTCGACACGGATTTCGTCCCGTCGCCGTCGGGCGTCGGTGCGCCCGACGCCTCGCGGACCGACGACGGACCGACTTACACCGCGACCGAGTACGAGACGACCGCGACCGGCAGACGGGTTCATCCCGAGTTCCGGGAGGCAGTCCTCGGACGGTACGACGACCAGTGTCCCGTCTCGGGCGTTGACTGTGCCGGACTGCTCGACGTGGCCCACGTCCTCCCGTGGAGTGAGTTCGCCGACCTCCGTGCGGCGTTCGACAACGTGTTGGCGCTCGACAAGACCCACCACGCCGCGTTCGACCGCGGCCTGTTCACCTTCGACGCGGACTATCGGTTGCGGGTGAACCCCGCATTCGAGACGAAAAGCGACATCCTTCGCCGGACGCTGGCGGACAGCGACGGCGAGCGGATTCGGTTCGGCGACGGCGGCCCGTCACCGGAGTACCTCCGGAAGCGAAACGCGCGACTCGACTGGTCGCCGACGTAGCTACACCGACGCGAGGCGCGCGATGTACACTAGACTCAGCACGTGGTCGTCCACGTCGAGGGCCGCCGGGCCGGGCTTGTCGGGGTCGAAACTCTCGACTTCGGAGAACCCGCGCATGTACTCCCGGAGTTCCTCGCGGACGCGTTCGGTAATCCAGCCGACCTCCTCGTAGTACTGGAGGGCGTTGCCGGTGTTCTCGAACCCGGCCTTGTTGATGAGGAAGTCCAACCACTCGAAGACGACGACTTCGGTGCTGTACTGGTCGGGGAGGCGGTCGAGGTACGGTCGCTCGGGGAGCGCGCCCGCGGCAGAAAACTGGCTCTGGAGTTGGACGAGTTCGTTGCGCTCGGTGTGGCGCAACACCTCGTCGGGCGGCGCTGGCAGGGCCTCGCCGTCGTCGAACTCCTCGGGAGTTTCCCGGTTCGGGTCCGCGAGACGACGCAGTTCGCGTAGGTCGTAATCTCCAGTCGGCGTCGGCATGGTACTCGGGTACGTTCGGCTAACTCACACTGACCATTTAAGCTTTCTTGCCCACGGATTGGCGGAGTAACTGAACTTCCTCGTGCTGACTCTCACCGCGCTGACTCTCACTTGGACTTCCGCGCGCTGACTCTCACTGTTCGACCCGGCGCGCGCGACCGCTTGCGGGTCGCGCCCCCGCGCGAGGGAGCGGCCGCGTTCAGGCGGCCGCGAGGGTGGGGAGGCGTGAGGCCCGCGGTGGCGGTGCGGGGCGGTGCGGTCCTGATTGGTTCAAGCCTGAAGCTAGCTCTCCTGTTCGTTTCAGCCTCCCGTTCGTTTCTTCGAGTCCGTCGTTCTCGTCTCCGACGCCGATAGTCGCCGCGACCCCAGAAGAACAGCGACTCCCGAAGAACGGCGACCCCGAAAAGTAGCGTAGCCGCAATCTATTCGTATTCGAGCGACGAAGTAACCTACATGGCAATTCTGGAGATAAATCTCGAAAAACCAGCACTCCTCGAAGAGTACCAGTACCCCGGCGAGACGACCGCGAAAAGCGGCGAGTCCCCCGAGAATTCCGGCGCGACTGAACCCTCCAGCGGCGGCAAGGCCAAACTCCTCGCCTTGCTCGCGGTGGTGGCCGGGGTCGGTCTCCTCGTCTGGAAACTCACGAACCGCGGCGACACCGAACAAGCCGACCTCGACGAGTTCGAGGGCGAAGGCGAGTACGAACACGGCCCAGAGCCGGAAATCGGCGGCGACGAGAGCGGCGGCGCGAAGCGCAAAGTCGCCGGAATCCTCGGCTTTGCCGTCGCCGTCGTGGGTCTCGTCGGTGTGGTGCGCAAGCGCCGGAGCTAGCGGTTCTCTCGGGTCGGTGTCGGTTGTTCGTTTCTTGTCGGACGCGGTTTGCGGTTAGCGTGACGGGGGTCGGAGGCGAAAGACGAGAGTCGCTATCTCAGTCGGAGGGAGGAGACAGGAATCGCTGTTTCGGGTCAGAAACGAAGGACCGACAGAGCTAGCTTCAGGCCGAAACCAATCAGGACCGCACCGCCCCGCACCGCGACGGCCACGTCCTCCCCAACCGACTCCCTCACTCGTCCCCTTCGAGGATTTCGGTCACTTCGTTCCGGAAGATACCGGCAGACAACCCGCGTCTGCCGAGCAGTCGGCGCACAACGCCGACGACCTCGCGCGGACAGGCGCGGCACGCTTCGCGGCCGCGCCCCCACGCGCCGGGTCGAACGTGAGAGTCAGCGCGCGCCGGGGAGTGTAGGCGGTGGAACTAACTCGACATTTGTTAGAGATGCCTCTATAACGGTCATACAATTGTTTTCCTGTTCCTCTCGCTCGCCCGCGAGTCGCTTACGGCCCCAATTCTTTCCGCGCTCGCCCGCGTATCGCCGTCGATGGCCCAGTGCGCTGTCTGCGGCGCGGACGTGGAGACCGACAGCCTAGAGGAGACCGACTACCGCGACGAGGAGTTCGCGGTGGCGCAGGTCGAGTACGAGGGCGAGACGTACGTCTTCTGTAGCGAGGAACACCGCGACACCTTCGAGGCGACCCCCGAAAAGTACGCTTAGTCCAGTCGCTCGCTCGCCTCTCGAACCAGACCGTCCAGAATTTCGGGCGTCGTCGGGTGGTACGCCCGGTCGGGAACCTCGCGTACGTCCATCCCCGTCTCCACGATTACCTGCATCGTCTTCGCCATCGCGTCGGCGTGGTAGTGGAGACCCTGATAGCCGAGGACCGTCCCGTCGTCGGCGTCCACGACGAGTTTCGCCAGTCCGCGCGGGACCGCCTTAGTCGCGAACACGCCGTCGTCGCTGGCCTCGCGCGTGACCGCCACGTAGTCGCGGTCCTCGGCCGCCAGCACCTCCTCGGAGGTCCCGACCCGCGCGAACGGGTAGACGCCGAGACCCGAGAAGATGACGTGGTGGTGGGTGTTCCGGTAGGGCTTCAACTGCTCGCCCTCGCGGTGTCGCAGGACGTTCTCGGCCGTCAGAAAGCCCTGCTCTTTGGCGACGTGGAGGATGGGTTCGTGGCCGTTGGCGTCGCCAGCCACGAAGATTCGGTCGTCGTCGCGGGCCTGCATCGTGTCGCCCACCCATCCGTGTTCGGGTTCCAGCGGGGTGTTCTCCAGTCCGAGACCGTCCACGGTCGGCCTGCGGCCCGTGAACAGGAAGAGTTCGTCGGCCTCGACGGTCTCGCGCCGTCCGTCGCTCCCCCCGCGTTCGACGTGGAGGCGCACGCCGCCGTCGTCGGTGGGTTCGACCGACTGCTCGTAGGTGTCGGTCAGCACGTCCACGTCGAACTCCTCGCGGTAGATGTCCAGCATCGCCGCCCGAAACTCCTCGTCGGCCTCGTCCAGCGGGTAGTCGTCGTGTTCGATGACCGTGAGGTCCATCTCGGCCGCCTCCGAGAGGTAGGGGACCATCTCCAGTCCGACGTAGCCAAACCCCATCACGACGCCCGAGTCGGGGAATTCGGTCGCGTCCAACACGTCCGCGCTGGTCGTGTAGTCCACCTCGTCCATCCCGTTCAGGTCCGGGACGTTGACCGACGACCCGGTGGCGACGACCACGTAGTCGGCCTCGATTTCCCGGTCGCCGACCGCGACGGTGTGGTCGTCCACGAATCGGGCGGTCCGGTGGACGAACTCGACGTTCTCGCGGTCGGCCAACTCCCGGACCGCGGCGCGGCGGTGTTCCGCGAAGTTCCCGATGTGGTCGTCTTTGGTCGCCACGACGGATTCGAGGTCCACGTCGGGAACGCCCTCGATTCGGTGGTCGTGTCGCGCCTGAAATCGGTGTTCTCCGGCCGACAGAATCTCTTTCGAGGGCATACACCCCTTCAAGATGCAGAGTCCGCCGCCGGGTTCGCCGTCGTCGATTAGCGTGAGCGTCACGTCTTTTTCGTCGGCTAACTTCTGTGCGACCGCGACTCCGGCGCTCCCGTACGCGCCGATGATAACGACGTGAGTTGTCATATCCACACTGACGACGCCCGGAGGGTTTAGGGGTTCGGCCCGCGGCACGCACGGCCGGAAGAAGAGAGCGGTTCTGACTACCGCCGCCGCGCTAGCAAGCCCGCGGCGACTACCGCCACGACCGCCGTCACGGGCGTAAATCCGGGGATGTCCGCGCCGTTGTCCGTCTCGTCGTCCACGACGGTCGTGGCGCTCGTCTCTCCGTCCGACTCGCGGGTGGTTCGCTCGCCGGTCGTCTGCTCGTCACCGGTCGTCCGCCGATCCTCGGTCGTCCGCCGGTCCTCGGTCGTCTCGGCAGTCGTCGTCTCGCGCGCCGATTCGGACTGCATCGAAATCCTGCGCTCGGAGAAGTGGTTGACCGCGACCAGTACGTCGGCGCTGGCGTCTGCCGACCCGGTTCCGTCGCTCTCGACCGCGTAGCGGGACTTTTCGCTCCCGAGCGCGCTCCGGAGTTGGGTGTAAGTCCGCGCTTCGGCGGCGGCCTCGCCGTCTACGGTGACTTCGAGGCCCTCGCTCGCGTTCAGGGCGCGCCCGGAGACGCTGGCGAGGAGGACGGTCCCCTCGTGAGTCGTCCGGTTCACCGCGAGCGTGACCGACCCCGCGGCGGTCCGTACGGTCTCGACCGTGGTGTTCTCGCCGTAGCTCACGGCGTCCACGACGGTTTCGCCGCTCTGGACCATCACGTAGGCTTCCGCCCGCGCTTTGCCGTCGGCGAGCAGTTCTTCGCGCTTCTCGTCGCCGTCGTCCTTCCCGTCGGGGTACGCTCGGAAGACGAGGCGGCCGTCGCCGCCGAGTCGGGCGCTCACGTCGCCCTCGTCGTTGACGCTGACGTTGCCCTCGCCGACGACGAGGAAGGTACCCTCGGTGCCGTTTCCGGTGGTGACTTCCACCTGCGCGTCGGCCTCCGCCGAGGCGTTCGCGCCCGCCGCGAGGTCCGCGACGACGTACTCCGACTGGTCGCCCGCGGCGACCACGAGGACGCCGCGGCCGTTGTCGTGGGCGGTGAGGGTCGCGCCGGTCTCGGTGCTGACGCGGGCCTCGGTGTCGGTCGTCGCGCCGACGGTCAGGCCAGCGCCCTCGATTTCGGTCACGGCCGACAGCGAGGTTCCGATGTCCACGAGACCGCCGCTCTCGACCGACTTCTTCGACTCGACTCGCACGGCGTCGAGCATCGTCTCGCCGCGGACCGCGTAGTCGGCCACGGCGCGACTCCCGGCGTCGAACGAGACGTACGTTCCGGCGTAAGCCTTCCCGGACGCCTGTCTCGCGGCGGCGGAGTCCGTCCCGACCACGGCGGCGTCGGTGCCGACTCCGCGGGAGTCGGCACCGACCGCGGCGGAGGATTTGGCACCGACCGCGGCGGTAGAGGGGGCGATACCCGCGGTGACGACGAGTATCAGCACGGCGATTGCGAATCGCTTCATGACGGTCGGCCGTGAGCCAGCAGTCGGTAATACGTCTTCTGGCTTCGTGGAAGTCGCGCGATAGCTTTCACCGTCACCGCGAAATCTCGCCGCCTTCCTCGGCCAGCACGGACTCGACTTCCTCACGGGTCACTACCGCCACGTCGCCGGGAATCGTGCGCTTGAGCGCGGCGGTCGCAGAGCCGTATTCGAGCGCGGTCGGCACGTCCTCGCCCGCGAGTCTCCGCGAGAGGAACGCCCCGAGGAAGGCGTCCCCGGTTCCGATGGGGTCTAAGGTGTCGGTCTCGATGGCGGGTTGCTCGTAGGTCTCGCCGTCGTGGAGCGCCAGCGCGCCCTCCTCGCCGCGGGTGACGACGACCGTCTCGAAGTCGAACTCGTCGGCGAGGCCCGCGGCGATGTCCTCCGGGTCGCCCTCGCGCGCGAGTACGTCGCGGGCGTCTCGCTCGGCGACCAACAGGAGGTCAACGTCCGGAAACAGCGATTCGAGGGTCTCGCGGGCCTCCTCGGGACTCCAGAGCTTCGACCGGTAGTTCACGTCGAAGGAGGTCTTCGTCCCCGCTTTTCTGGCCGCCGCGAGCAGGTCCGCGGTGGTCGCTTCCAGCGTTTCGGAGAGCGCGGGCGTGATGCCGGAGGTGTGGAACGCCTCGGCCTCGCGGACGCGAGCGACGGGCAACTCGTCGGTCTCGGCGGTCGTGACCGCCGCGCCCTCGCGGTCGTAGATGACGCTCGACCCGCGGGGCTTGCCGCCGTGTTCGAGGTAGTAGGTCCCCTGTCGGCCCTCGTCGGTCCACACCACGTCGGTCTCGACGCCGTGCCGCCGGAGTCCCGACACCACGCGCCGTCCGAGCGGCGAGTCGGGGAGTTTCGAGGTCCACGCCGCGTCCGCGCCGAGGCGCGCGGCCGCGACCGCCACGTTGCTCTCCGCGCCCGCGGCACG
It contains:
- a CDS encoding PGF-CTERM sorting domain-containing protein, translated to MKRFAIAVLILVVTAGIAPSTAAVGAKSSAAVGADSRGVGTDAAVVGTDSAAARQASGKAYAGTYVSFDAGSRAVADYAVRGETMLDAVRVESKKSVESGGLVDIGTSLSAVTEIEGAGLTVGATTDTEARVSTETGATLTAHDNGRGVLVVAAGDQSEYVVADLAAGANASAEADAQVEVTTGNGTEGTFLVVGEGNVSVNDEGDVSARLGGDGRLVFRAYPDGKDDGDEKREELLADGKARAEAYVMVQSGETVVDAVSYGENTTVETVRTAAGSVTLAVNRTTHEGTVLLASVSGRALNASEGLEVTVDGEAAAEARTYTQLRSALGSEKSRYAVESDGTGSADASADVLVAVNHFSERRISMQSESARETTTAETTEDRRTTEDRRTTGDEQTTGERTTRESDGETSATTVVDDETDNGADIPGFTPVTAVVAVVAAGLLARRR
- a CDS encoding dihydrolipoyl dehydrogenase family protein, giving the protein MTTHVVIIGAYGSAGVAVAQKLADEKDVTLTLIDDGEPGGGLCILKGCMPSKEILSAGEHRFQARHDHRIEGVPDVDLESVVATKDDHIGNFAEHRRAAVRELADRENVEFVHRTARFVDDHTVAVGDREIEADYVVVATGSSVNVPDLNGMDEVDYTTSADVLDATEFPDSGVVMGFGYVGLEMVPYLSEAAEMDLTVIEHDDYPLDEADEEFRAAMLDIYREEFDVDVLTDTYEQSVEPTDDGGVRLHVERGGSDGRRETVEADELFLFTGRRPTVDGLGLENTPLEPEHGWVGDTMQARDDDRIFVAGDANGHEPILHVAKEQGFLTAENVLRHREGEQLKPYRNTHHHVIFSGLGVYPFARVGTSEEVLAAEDRDYVAVTREASDDGVFATKAVPRGLAKLVVDADDGTVLGYQGLHYHADAMAKTMQVIVETGMDVREVPDRAYHPTTPEILDGLVREASERLD
- a CDS encoding FlaD/FlaE family flagellar protein, which codes for MPTPTGDYDLRELRRLADPNRETPEEFDDGEALPAPPDEVLRHTERNELVQLQSQFSAAGALPERPYLDRLPDQYSTEVVVFEWLDFLINKAGFENTGNALQYYEEVGWITERVREELREYMRGFSEVESFDPDKPGPAALDVDDHVLSLVYIARLASV
- the kdgK1 gene encoding bifunctional 2-dehydro-3-deoxygluconokinase/2-dehydro-3-deoxygalactonokinase, yielding MTDLVTFGETMLRLSPPDGERLETTDDLEFRAAGAESNVAVAAARLGADAAWTSKLPDSPLGRRVVSGLRRHGVETDVVWTDEGRQGTYYLEHGGKPRGSSVIYDREGAAVTTAETDELPVARVREAEAFHTSGITPALSETLEATTADLLAAARKAGTKTSFDVNYRSKLWSPEEARETLESLFPDVDLLLVAERDARDVLAREGDPEDIAAGLADEFDFETVVVTRGEEGALALHDGETYEQPAIETDTLDPIGTGDAFLGAFLSRRLAGEDVPTALEYGSATAALKRTIPGDVAVVTREEVESVLAEEGGEISR
- a CDS encoding HNH endonuclease, whose product is MSRWREVVREELARYREQTGLAVVERQDLLDQSRERLEAEFPASNTHGQSLSRTLQQLRDAGEIAFLSAGTYRVLSLDTDFVPSPSGVGAPDASRTDDGPTYTATEYETTATGRRVHPEFREAVLGRYDDQCPVSGVDCAGLLDVAHVLPWSEFADLRAAFDNVLALDKTHHAAFDRGLFTFDADYRLRVNPAFETKSDILRRTLADSDGERIRFGDGGPSPEYLRKRNARLDWSPT
- a CDS encoding YHS domain-containing protein yields the protein MAQCAVCGADVETDSLEETDYRDEEFAVAQVEYEGETYVFCSEEHRDTFEATPEKYA